TCGGCCACCACCGCGACGACATCCTCGAAACGCTGTTCATGAACCTCTTTTTCGGCGCCCGGCTCAAGGCAATGCCGCCCAAGCTCCAGTCGGACGACGGCACGAACGTGGTGATCCGGCCCCTCGCCTACGTCGCCGAGGCCGAGATCATCCGCTACGCCGAGGCGCGGCGCTTTCCGATCATTCCCTGCAACCTCTGCGGCTCGCAGGAGAACCTACAACGCAAGATTGTGGGCGAGATGCTGCGCGGCTGGGAGCGCGAGCACCCGGGGCGGCTGAACAACATCGCCCGCGCCCTGACCCGCGTGACGCCGAGCCACCTCCTTGACCGCGAGCTGTTCGATTTCGCTTCGCTCAGCGTGACCCCCGCCGAGGGCGACACCGCCTTCGACCACGAGCCCCACCCCGAGCGCGAGTTTCTGAGCGGGTTGGGCGAGCTGAAGATGCTCGACTGAGCCCCGGCAGGAAACGAAAGCCCCCCAGGCTGGCCGACCTGGGGGGTTTTTAAGCGGGCCGTTCAGTCGTGCGCCGCGACCGTGCCGTCCACGCCGGCGCCGGTGTAGGCGCGGTACTGCATCTCCTCGAAGTTGCGCTCGTCGTCCTCGCGGCGCCGGCCCAGCAGGGTGCCGAGGGCGGCGAGGGCGAAGCCGGCGGGAATCGAGACGATGCCGGGGTTCTCGAGCGGGAAGATCGCCTGGGCCTGAATCGGGCGGCGGGCGGTGGTCTTCTCGGGCGGATCGATGCCCATGATGTTGGGGCTCAGCGCGATCAGGAGCAGGGTGACGCTCAGGCCGCCCACGATCCCCCACACCGCGCCGTTGGCGTTGAAGCGCCGCCAGAACAGCGTGAAGAGAATCACCGGGAGGTTGGCCGACGCCGCGATGGCGAAAGCGAGCGCGACGAGGAACGCCACGTTCTGGTTACGGGCGATCAGGCCGAGCAGGATCGCCACGATGCCCACCGCCACCGTCGCGAGCCGCGCGACGCGGAACTGATCGGCCTCGCTCGCCTGGCCGCCGCGCAGCACGCCGTTGTAGATGTCGTGGGTAAACGAGGTGCTCGCGCTGATGGTGAGGCCCGCGACGACCGCGAGGATGGTGGCGAAGGCCACGGCGGTCACGAACGCGAGCCCGAACTCGCCGCCGAGGGTGCCGGCGCCCCCACCGAGCGCCTGCGCGAGCAGCGGCGCGGCCATGTTGCCGGCGGCGTTGGCCTCGACGATGGTGTCGCGCCCGACGAGCACGTTGGCGGCGTTGCCCATGAAGGCGGTCATCACGTAAAAGGCCCCGATCAGGACCATCGCCACGACCACGCTCTTGCGGGCGTCCTGGGCGGTCGGCACGGTGAAGAAGCGCACCAGGATGTGCGGCAGCCCGGCGGTGCCGAGCACGAGCGCGAGGCACAGCGAGATCAGGTCGATGGGGTTTTTGAACCTCACTCCCGAGCCCAGGAATTCGGCGCCGTTGCGGGCCTCCACCTGGCCGAGCAGGGCGCTGAAGGAGAAGCCGAAACGCGTCAGGATCAGGAAGGTCATCACGATGGTCGCAAACATCAGCAGCAGCGCCTTGATGATCTGCACCCAGGTCGTTGCGAGCATGCCGCCGATCACCACATAAATGATCATCAGCACGCCGACGAGCGGAATCGCCAGCGTCGGCGAGATCAGCCCGCCCGAGAGCAGCGAGATCAGCGCGCCGGCCCCCACCACCTGCGCGATCATGTAGAAGGTGGACACCGTGATGGTCGAAAACGCCGCGTAGAAGCGGACCTTGGGATCCTTGAGGCGGTAGACGAGCATGTCGGCGAGCGTGTACTTGCCGAGGTTACGCAGCGGCTCGGCGACGATAAACAGCACCGTGAGGTAGGCGATGAACCAGCCCACCGAGTACATGAAGCCGTCATAGCCGTTCAGGGCGATCAGGCCCGTGATGCCCAGGAACGAGGCCGCCGACATGTAGTCCCCGGCGATGGCGATGCCGTTCTGATTGGCGCTGATGCGCCCGCCGGCCACGTAGAAATCCCCGGCAGAGGTGTTGCGCCCCGACGCCCAGAAGGTCACCCCGAGCGTGACCGCGACGATGATCGCAGCGAGAAGAAAAGTCACCTTACACCTCCCATTCCAGTCCGGCCCACCCCGGTCTGGCCGAGGCCCTGCGCCTCAAGCGCGAGCCGGTCGAAGGTGCGGGCGCGGCTCACATAGATCGCGGCCATCACCCAGCCCATCACGAATTCGAGGAAGGCCAGGACATACCCGAAGGTGATATTGCCCAAGACCTTGCTCGCCATCAGCGGCTTGTTGTAGCCCGCCAGGACCGGCAGCAAGAAAAACAGCACCAAGAAAGTCAGCGTCATGGTGATCGTGAAACTGTTGCGCTGAGCGACAAGCTGCTGATACGCGCTGTTGCGCACCGCAGGGGCCGAAGAGCTGGACACCGACATGGAAACCTCCCGTGGACCGACCACCTGAGAAGACCGCTTGCAACCGAGACCGGACTTGCCTGGACCCACAATTGTTTGAGCTGAAGGCAGATTAGAAGCACCTTTAGATAAAATCAATGGACCAGGTCCAACCGGATTGTTCCTGAGGTGGAAACAAGGGGCCGTTTTGATGTTGCCGCCGAGGGGCCCAGGTCAAATGCAGCGCGTGCCCCTCCAGGGCCAGGTGGGGCCGCTATCGTGAGGGGTATGCCGAGTGCCGCGTCCGGACCCCACCGGTCCACCCCGCTGTCTGCTCCCCTGCTCGACGCTTTGGGGCGGCCCCTGCGCGACCTGCGGATCAGCGTGACCGACCGCTGCAACCTGCGCTGCACCTACTGCATGCCCGCCGAGGTCTTCGGCCCGGACTACGCCTTCTTGCCGCGTGAGGAACTCCTTTCCTTCGAGGAGATCGAGCGCCTCGCCCGCGTGTTCGTGGGCCTCGGCGTGCGCAAGCTGCGCCTGACCGGTGGGGAGCCCACCCTGCGGCGCGACCTCCCCGAACTCGTCGCCCGTCTCGCCCGGATCGAGGGCGCCCGCGACCTCGCCATGACCACCAATGGTC
This genomic stretch from Deinococcus reticulitermitis harbors:
- a CDS encoding solute symporter family protein; its protein translation is MTFLLAAIIVAVTLGVTFWASGRNTSAGDFYVAGGRISANQNGIAIAGDYMSAASFLGITGLIALNGYDGFMYSVGWFIAYLTVLFIVAEPLRNLGKYTLADMLVYRLKDPKVRFYAAFSTITVSTFYMIAQVVGAGALISLLSGGLISPTLAIPLVGVLMIIYVVIGGMLATTWVQIIKALLLMFATIVMTFLILTRFGFSFSALLGQVEARNGAEFLGSGVRFKNPIDLISLCLALVLGTAGLPHILVRFFTVPTAQDARKSVVVAMVLIGAFYVMTAFMGNAANVLVGRDTIVEANAAGNMAAPLLAQALGGGAGTLGGEFGLAFVTAVAFATILAVVAGLTISASTSFTHDIYNGVLRGGQASEADQFRVARLATVAVGIVAILLGLIARNQNVAFLVALAFAIAASANLPVILFTLFWRRFNANGAVWGIVGGLSVTLLLIALSPNIMGIDPPEKTTARRPIQAQAIFPLENPGIVSIPAGFALAALGTLLGRRREDDERNFEEMQYRAYTGAGVDGTVAAHD
- a CDS encoding DUF485 domain-containing protein; translated protein: MSVSSSSAPAVRNSAYQQLVAQRNSFTITMTLTFLVLFFLLPVLAGYNKPLMASKVLGNITFGYVLAFLEFVMGWVMAAIYVSRARTFDRLALEAQGLGQTGVGRTGMGGVR
- the ttcA gene encoding tRNA 2-thiocytidine(32) synthetase TtcA yields the protein MTHLPAPPPPPTADPARLLAPIVRAAGQATSDYRMIEDGDRVMVCLSGGKDSYTLLDVLLHLQRKAPIDFELVAVNLDQGQPGFPKDVLPRYLTELGVRHDLLSEDTYRVVKEKTPEGKTTCALCSRLRRGILYAHARRIGATKIALGHHRDDILETLFMNLFFGARLKAMPPKLQSDDGTNVVIRPLAYVAEAEIIRYAEARRFPIIPCNLCGSQENLQRKIVGEMLRGWEREHPGRLNNIARALTRVTPSHLLDRELFDFASLSVTPAEGDTAFDHEPHPEREFLSGLGELKMLD